The window CCTCGCACGCCTTTCCGCAGCAAAGCAAGCGCTCTTCGTGATCCACCGGCTCGGCACCGGTGGCACGCACTAAGCTCTCGAGTATCTGTGGCCTGTCTGGGTCATCCACCCGCATGATCTTGCTGGGCTTGAGCAGGTGGCACCCGTAGTGAATGGCCACTCGCACCCCGGAAAGCGGGCGCGTGACGCTGGCCGCCACGCGGTCAAGGCCCACATCGTCGCGCAACACGGTCACGATGTGGCGCACCGACGTGGTCCCCTTGAACTCCCGCCCGATACGCCGCAGCCGCTCGTTGACCTTTTCGCGCAAGGCTCCATCGTGCGTGAGCAGATGATTGACCTCCGACAGGGTCGCCGTGCACCCGCTGCACATGGTCACGATGGGCAGGCCCGCCTCCTCGGCCAGCGTGAGGTTACGCGCGGCGATGCTCAGCCACGCCATCTTGTCCGAGGCCTTGAAGTAGATGGGGTCCGGGCAGCAAGTAAACCCCTGCACGTCCACCAGTTCGATGCCCAGCGCCGGCACGGTTTTGCGCACCGCCGCCTCAAACTGGGGGTACTTGACCCCAATCATGCACCCGAAAAAAGGGATGTAGCGCAACGCAGGCATTGGCGCCTACATGAGCTCCCTGAG of the candidate division KSB1 bacterium genome contains:
- a CDS encoding CoB--CoM heterodisulfide reductase iron-sulfur subunit B family protein, yielding MPALRYIPFFGCMIGVKYPQFEAAVRKTVPALGIELVDVQGFTCCPDPIYFKASDKMAWLSIAARNLTLAEEAGLPIVTMCSGCTATLSEVNHLLTHDGALREKVNERLRRIGREFKGTTSVRHIVTVLRDDVGLDRVAASVTRPLSGVRVAIHYGCHLLKPSKIMRVDDPDRPQILESLVRATGAEPVDHEERLLCCGKACEDEEIPAQMTRDVLASVKALGVDCMGLICPTCFDEYDLGQFKLARKFGTLFELPVVYYFQLLGLAQGKSAQEMGFHRHKVKVEPLLVKIAAQ